A portion of the Punica granatum isolate Tunisia-2019 chromosome 7, ASM765513v2, whole genome shotgun sequence genome contains these proteins:
- the LOC116212778 gene encoding myb-related protein Zm38-like → MRKLCSDKPKKLGVAVNKGAWSKQEDQKLIDYIQKHGEGCWRSLPHAAGLRRCGKSCRLRWVNYLRPDLKRGNFGEDEEDLIIKLHALLGNRWSLIAGRLPGRTDNEVKNYWNTHLRKKLVKMGIDPNNHRPRPVKGFAQTSDEDNSSVSQLRSEQEPRETSSTKNTSSFVPDLNLDLTIGPPLMDNR, encoded by the exons ATGAGGAAACTATGCAGTGATAAGCCAAAGAAGCTTGGAGTGGCAGTGAACAAAGGGGCGTGGTCGAAGCAAGAAGACCAGAAGCTCATCGATTACATCCAAAAGCACGGCGAAGGCTGCTGGCGCTCTCTCCCTCATGCTGCcg GGTTGCGTCGCTGCGGGAAGAGCTGTCGACTGAGATGGGTGAACTATCTGCGGCCCGACCTCAAACGAGGCAACTTCGGAGAGGATGAAGAGGACCTTATCATTAAGCTGCATGCACTTCTCGGTAACAG GTGGTCTCTGATAGCTGGAAGATTACCGGGACGTACAGACAATGAGGTGAAGAATTACTGGAACACGCACCTGAGGAAGAAGCTGGTGAAAATGGGAATCGATCCCAATAACCACCGGCCTAGACCGGTGAAAGGATTTGCTCAAACCTCCGACGAGGATAACAGTTCAGTGTCACAGTTGAGAAGTGAACAAGAACCCAGAGAGACTAGTAGTACTAAAAACACGAGCAGCTTTGTACCTGACTTGAATCTTGACCTTACAATAGGGCCACCTTTAATGGATAATAGATAG
- the LOC116213640 gene encoding uncharacterized protein LOC116213640, producing MGLSMSSASLPWLLVTNPITNERRALDLCMVDLCLSLTFLICNRSVFPHGSKRRPGVSSITNRCLHHVVLCQGGEEDITKVAVAPPLPLRLGVLWQWWIPKVLRVVHSLFWGLGSLFSPYRHQIGIRATVLSMANRRRRVPDVNVAPTERDLRDVEMDELRRQVQQLQQQLEHLQARNRDETRHGLDVGEVGEVNPFHDEDSDSSTERASPRLGRRNRFEDYGVKVDIPDFEGQMHPEDFIDWLATVERVFDFKNISEEKKVKLVAIKLKKHASVWWENLKRRRECEGKRRIVTWEKMKRELKKKFVPASYKRDIFSRLYNFKQEELTVEEYTAEFEHLMMKCDLVEPEEQTIARYLGGLRSEIRNVVQLQPYWTFEDVCKLAVRVEKQSKDKSTHKTLGRDGVSNRGSAPTPKSSSTGQASSSKATPVQGGTSRNTSSTISKQCFKCRGFGHIASECPNRKIISLVEEANDEPVYDTYDDEENEVEQEEVTYGDQGKALVVQRILKFAHVEDDKWLWHNIFHTRCTSHGKVCTVIIDSGSCENVISTTMVEKLHLKVEPHPDPYKLSWLKKGNDVHVNKRCLVQFSIGAHYKDEIMCDVVPMDACHLLLGRPWLYDRRVIYDGFKNTYSFVKEGVKIILAPCRMEDKSKAVTGEWSSHLSKSQFLQVMDRSSKAYALVLLEENEERGDIPPVVKSLLEEFRDVVSDEIPSGLPPMRDIQHHIDLVPGAAIPSKAAYRMSPKEHEEVQRQVDELLHKGLIRESLSPCVVPALLMPKKDGSWRMCIDSRAVNKITIKYRFPIPRLDDLLDQLHGASVFSKIDLRSGYHQIRMRPGDEWKTAFKTRDGLYEWLVMPFGLSNVPSTFMRLMNHVLKAFIGKLLVVYFDDILIYSTSVEEHLEHLQELFKVFREQCLYANLKKCHFLTNSVNFLGYIVSQEGIRMDPSKVEAIVNWLTLRSLQEV from the exons ATGGGGTTGTCGATGTCGTCGGCTTCGCTGCCATGGCTCTTGGTCACGAATCCCATCACCAATGAGCGACGGGCCTTGGATCTTTGCATGGTCGATCTCTGTCTCAGCCTcactttcctcatatgcaacagGTCGGTTTTCCCTCACGGCTCCAAGAGACGGCCTGGAGTCTCCTCCATCACAAATCGCTGTCTCCATCACGTAGTCCTATGCCAGGGTGGTGAAGAGGATATCACGAAGGTTGCAGTGGCCCCTCCCCTTCCTCTCCGTCTCGGAGTCTTGTGGCAATG GTGGATTCCTAAGGTTCTTCGGGTCGTTCACTCGTTGTTTTGGGGGCTTggttctctcttctctccttaCCGCCATCagattggtatcagagccacggTTCTTTCCATGGCGAACCGTCGACGTAGAGTACCTGACGTCAACGTGGCTCCCACGGAGCGTGACCTTCGTGATGTCGAGATGGATGAGCTGAGGaggcaagtgcaacaactccAACAGCAACTTGAGCATCTCCAAGCTAGAAACCGTGACGAGACACGTCATGGTTTGGATGTTGGCGAGGTTGGGGAGGTTAACCCTTTCCATGACGAAGATTCTGATTCGTCCACCGAAAGAGCTTCTCCTCGACTTGGCCGGAGGAATCGTTTTGAGGATTATGGCGTCAAAGTCGACATTCCCGACTTTGAAGGTCAAATGCACCCAGAAGATTTCATTGATTGGTTGGCTACCGTTGAACGAGTCTTCGACTTCAAGAATATTTCCGAAGAAAAGAAGGTGAAGTTAGTCGccatcaaattgaaaaaacatgCTTCAGTTTGGTGGGAGAACTTGAAGAGGCGTCGAGAATGTGAAGGAAAACGGAGGATTGTGACGTGGGAAAAGATGAAACGGGAGCTCAAGAAGAAGTTTGTTCCTGCAAGTTACAAGCGAGATATTTTCTCTCGGCTCTACAACTTCAAGCAAGAGGAGTTGACCGTAGAGGAATACACCGCAGAGTTTGAGCATCTCATGATGAAGTGCGATCTCGTGGAGCCTGAGGAACAAACCATTGCTCGGTACCTTGGCGGTCTTCGATCCGAGATTCGTAACGTGGTCCAATTGCAACCTTATTGGACTTTTGAGGATGTTTGCAAGCTGGCCGTTCGTGTGGAGAAGCAATCTAAGGATAAGAGTACTCATAAGACCTTGGGAAGAGACGGGGTCTCTAACCGGGGGAGTGCTCCGACTCCAAAGTCATCATCAACTGGTCAGGCTTCTTCTTCCAAGGCTACACCCGTACAAGGTGGCACTTCTCGCAACACTTCAAGCACGATATCAAAACAATGCTTTAAGTGTCGAGGATTTGGTCACATCGCTTCCGAGTGCCCGAATCGGAAGATTATTTCCTTAGTGGAGGAAGCTAATGATGAGCCGGTGTACGACACTTACGACGACGAGGAGAATGAGGTTGAGCAAGAAGAGGTCACTTATGGTGATCAAGGGAAGGCTCTCGTCGTTCAACGCATCTTAAAGTTCGCACATGTTGAGGACGATAAGTGGTTGTGGCATAACATCTTCCACACCCGATGCACTTCCCATGGCAAAGTGTGCACGGTCATTATCGATAGTGGGAGTTGTGAGAATGTCATTTCCACTACCATGGTGGAAAAGTTGCACCTCAAGGTGGAGCCTCATCCGGATCCGTACAAGCTCTCTTGGCTCAAGAAAGGTAACGACGTTCATGTCAATAAACGTTGCTTGGTGCAATTCTCTATCGGCGCGCATTATAAGGATGAGATTATGTGCGATGTGGTTCCCATGGATGCGTGTCATTTACTTCTTGGACGTCCGTGGTTATATGATCGAAGGGTGATTTATGATGGTTTTAAGAACACCTACTCCTTTGTCAAGGAAGGTGTCAAGATTATTCTAGCACCTTGTAGAATGGAGGACAAGTCTAAGGCCGTCACGGGAGAATGGAGCTCTCATCTCTCCAAATCCCAATTTCTCCAAGTCATGGATCGTTCTTCGAAGGCTTATGCACTCGTGCTCTtggaggagaatgaagaacgAGGGGATATTCCACCCGTAGTGAAGTCTTTGCTCGAAGAATTTCGGGATGTGGTGTCCGATGAGATTCCGTCGGGACTTCCTCCCATGCGGGATATCCAACATCATATTGATTTGGTGCCCGGGGCTGCTATCCCAAGTAAGGCGGCGTATCGAATGAGTCCAAAGGAACATGAGGAGGTTCAACGCCAAGTCGACGAACTTTTGCATAAGGGGTTGATTCGGGAAAGTTTGAGCCCTTGTGTGGTTCCCGCTCTTCTCATGccaaagaaggatggatcttGGAGGATGTGCATTGATAGCCGGGCTGTGAATAAGATCACCATCAAGTATCGCTTTCCAATACCGCGACTTGATGATTTGCTTGATCAACTTCATGGagcttcggtcttttccaaaatcgaCCTTAGGAGCGGATATCATCAAATTCGAATGCGTCCCGGAGACGAGTGGAAGACGGCATTCAAGACGAGAGATGGTCTCTACGAGTGGCTAGTTATGCCATTTGGCCTCTCTAATGTCCCAAGTACTTTCATGCGCCTCATGAACCATGTGTTGAAAGCTTTCATCGGTAAGTTATTGGTCGTTTACTTTGACGATATCTTGATCTATAGTACCAGCGTGGAGGAGCACTTGGAGCATCTTCAAGAGCTTTTTAAGGTGTTTCGAGAGCAATGCCTATATGCCAACCTCAAGAAGTGTCACTTCCTCACAAATAGTGTCAATTTCTTGGGTTATATTGTCTCTCAAGAAGGCATTCGCATGGATCCAAGTAAAGTGGAGGCGATCGTAAATTGGCTGACTCTAAGATCTCTCCAAGAGGTCTGA
- the LOC116214864 gene encoding actin-interacting protein 1-2: protein MSSQLSETYACMPSTERGRGILISGHPKSNKILYTNGRSVIMLNLENPLDVAVYGEHAYPATVARYSPNGEWVASADVSGTVRIWGAYNEYVLKKEFKVLSGRIDDLQWSPDGLRIVASGDGKGKSFVRAFMWDSGTNVGEFDGHSKRVLSCAFKPTRPFRIVTCGEDFIVNFYEGPPFKFKLSCRDHSNFVNCVRFSPDGSKFITVSSDKKGKIYDGKTAEKMGELLAEDGHTGSIYAVSWSPDSKQVLTVSADKTAKVWDISEDGSGKLNKPLPCIGSGGVEDMLVGCLWHNDHLVTVSLGGMINLFSAKDLDKPPVTLSGHLKNVASLTVLNSVPKVILSTSYEGLIVKWIQGKGFSGKLQRKESSQIKCFTAIEEEIVTSGYDNKVRRVSLQGDQCADGVSVDVGSQPKDLSLALLSPELSLVAIETGVVLLQGTKVLSTTNLGFSVTASAISPDGSEAIVGGQDGKLHIYSINGDTLTEEAVLEKHRGAISVIRYSPDVSMFASADLNREAVVWDRATREVKLKNMLYHSARINCLAWSPDSRMVATGSLDTCVIIYEVDRPASSRITIKGAHLGGVYGLAFFDEQSVVSSGEDACIRVWKVTPQ from the exons ATGTCGTCGCAGCTCTCGGAGACCTACGCTTGCATGCCGTCGACGGAGCGGGGCCGGGGGATCCTCATCTCCGGCCACCCCAAGTCCAACAAGATCCTCTACACCAACGGCCGATCCGTCATCATGCTCAACCTCGAAAACCCCCTCGACGTCGCCGTCTACGGCGAGCACGCCTACCCCGCCACCGTCGCCCGCTACTCCCCCAACGGCGAGTGGGTAGCCTCCGCCGACGTCTCCGGCACCGTCCGGATCTGGGGCGCCTACAACGAGTACGTCCTCAAGAAGGAGTTCAAGGTCCTGTCGGGTCGGATCGACGACCTCCAGTGGTCCCCCGACGGCCTCCGGATTGTTGCCTCCGGCGATGGGAAGGGGAAATCCTTCGTCCGGGCGTTCAT GTGGGACTCTGGCACCAACGTTGGAGAATTCGATGGCCATTCAAAGAGAGTCCTGAGCTGTGCGTTTAAACCAACACGACCATTTCGCATCGTTACATGTGGAGAGGATTTCATCGTGAACTTTTATGAGGGCCCCCCCTTTAAGTTCAAGTTATCTTGCAG GGACCATTCCAACTTTGTCAACTGTGTGAGGTTCTCACCTGATGGCAGCAAGTTTATTACCGTAAGCTCTGATAAgaagggaaaaatatatgatggCAAGACTGCAGAGAAAATGGGAGAACTCTTGGCCGAAGATGGGCATACTGGTAGTATCTATGCTGTTAGTTGGAGTCCTGATAGTAAACAG GTGCTGACAGTGTCAGCTGACAAGACAGCAAAAGTATGGGATATCTCTGAGGATGGTAGTGGCAAGTTGAACAAACCGCTGCCATGCATTGGTTCTGGTGGGGTGGAAGATATGTTGGTTGGGTGTCTTTGGCACAATGATCATCTTGTTACTGTTTCTCTTGGTGGCATGATTAATCTATTCTCTGCGAAGGATCTTGATAAACCTCCTGTAACCTTGTCTGGGCACCTGAAGAATGTTGCTTCATTAACTGTGCTCAACAGTGTCCCCAAAGTTATATTGTCCACAAGCTACGAAGGTTTGATTGTGAAGTGGATTCAGGGCAAAGGATTCAGTGGGAAGCTTCAGAGGAAGGAGAGTTCTCAGATTAAATGTTTCACGGCTATCGAGGAAGAGATTGTCACTTCAGGTTATGACAATAAG GTGAGGAGAGTTTCTCTGCAAGGGGATCAATGTGCAGATGGAGTCTCAGTTGATGTTGGAAGTCAACCCAAAGATTTGAGCCTCGCTCTTCTTTCTCCTGAACTCTCTTTGGTCGCCATTGAGACCGGAGTTGTACTTCTCCAAGGCACCAAAGTGCTCTCAACTACCAATCTTGGTTTCAGTGTTACTGCATCAGCAATCTCACCCGATGGAAGTGAAGCCATAGTTGGAGGACAAGACGGTAAATTGCACATATACTCCATTAACGGTGACACACTCACAGAAGAGGCTGTCCTTGAGAAACATAGAGGTGCTATCAGTGTGATACGTTACTCTCCtgatgtttccatgttcgCTTCGGCCGATCTAAATAGGGAAGCTGTTGTTTGGGATCGAGCCACGCGAGAG GTGAAGCTTAAGAACATGCTTTATCACTCGGCGCGAATTAACTGCCTGGCTTGGTCTCCCGATAGCAGAATGGTAGCTACTGGATCACTAGACACATGTGTCATAATCTACGAGGTTGACAGACCGGCTTCGAGCCGTATAACCATAAAGGGGGCCCACTTGGGTGGAGTTTATGGCCTAGCTTTCTTTGATGAGCAGAGTGTGGTGAGTTCGGGCGAGGATGCTTGTATTCGTGTTTGGAAGGTCACTCCACAGTGA